GGTCTTTCCAACTCCCTGGCATATAAAGCTTGACATAAAACACCTTGACACTCATAACTCAAACCTTCCAACTAGTTTCTTTGCATTGTCTGTCTTTTCCTTGTGTTCCCAGGTACATGGCCATCGTCCACCCTATGAAGCCTCGCATGAAGTACCAGACGGCCTACAGCCTGATCCTGGGCGTGTGGATCGTACCCATCGTCATCTCCATCCCCTCTGCCTACTTTGCTTCCGAGATCACATACCCGCGCATCTCCAGTCAGAGCCACAAGACCTTCTGCGCCCAGATCTGGCCTGTGGACCACCAGCTCTACTACCGCTCCTACTTCCTCTTCATCTTCACCCTGGAGTTCGCCGGGCCCGTGGCCATCATGGCCGTGTGTTACGCACGGATTTTGCGGGAGCTGTGGTTCAAGAGCGTGCCTGGCTTCCAGACAGAGCAGATCCGGAAGCGGCTGCACAGACGGCGGAGGATGGTGGTGGTGCTGATTCTGGTGTTGGCCGCCTACGTGCTCTGCTGGGCACCGTACTACGGCTTCACACTGGTACGGGACTTTCACCCCACCCTGATCTCCAGGGACAGGAACTCCCTGGTGGCCTTCTACATTATCGAGTGCGTTGCCATGAGCAACGGGGTCATCAACACGCTGTGTTTCGTGAGCGTCCGCAACACTGCCGAGTGCATGCGGACAGTGACCAGGCTGCGCTGGAAGTCTGTCAAATGTGCAGTGGGAAAGACGGTGGATGAGCACACCTCGTCTTTACGCGTGACAGAGGATGTTGAGTGCACACGCCTGAGATAGAGGCCTGATCCTGAGATGATCGTCTCTATTGAAAGGTAGAACCAGCAGTAGACCAAGTGGATTCTGGGATGTTGCACACTTTTCCCATTTTTTAAGGTCCAAAATGGTGAGATATAAGATTGAGTCAAGGGAACGGTTTGGCGTTGGACAAGAGATCCAGACTGCTGACAGAGTAGGGCTGCATGATAAAGGCAAACAAATCGAACAGCGATTTTTTTGGGACCAAATATTGCGATTGCAATTTGGCTTGCGATAAACAGTAGATCAAAACACTTGGTGAATtatataaatcaaataaaatgatttatattaagaagcaaagtggaaaGCAGCATTGTTCTTGTTTGGAACAATGCATTGACTGCATTTGACCTAACAGAACAGCATGCAACCTTAGAGTGAATCTAACAGCGAGGAGGAAAAACTGCACTGTTCGAGTGACAGGGGGCAGGGCTTTGTATGTGGGAATCATTTTGAAGTGAATTATATTAATTGTGCAGCCCTAAGACAGAGTGACAATGTCCTGCCTTAGTTCATAATGGCACAATGCCTCTCATCGTCACTGCTATCATACCATGGAGGCCATTTTGAAAAAACGTGAAAGTTTAATGGAATTAGAACTTCTTCACAATATGGAATTACTCACGAGGAGGGCATTTGACTTTGAAAGGATTTTGCCTGTATTTATTCAAGAGGCTTGATTTGATGTAATCCTGGAGGTTACTAAACAAACAGGTTATTACAAGTCTCTATGTCTTACAGTAAATAATTGATCAGTTTATAGTGTTTTATAATACACATTTGTATATGAAATATACATCGTTTTTAAAATAATAGTAAGAGTGCTCTCTATTcttattttaaaataaataattcaaccgAAACTAGCACACTTATCGAATCAAAGAATCTAAGATAAATCTATTGTGGCGTGGGGATAGCTAGACAATTAAGAGTTAGGATAGATCCAGATGGATCAATTCATTAAGAGATGCTTTCTCGTTTGacgcttcttcttcttttttttaccatACATACTCTCAAAACACATGACTGAATAACATTCCATTCACAAATCCAGACACATTACTTTACTTTGACATTTTCTAACATGCCATTCCCCACCAGCACCTACACGATAGTGCTCTTAAGAGCAGGTAATCATGAGACCAAGTGGAGAATACAGTGTAGTGGTGCACCATTAAC
This genomic window from Oncorhynchus kisutch isolate 150728-3 linkage group LG20, Okis_V2, whole genome shotgun sequence contains:
- the LOC109865265 gene encoding prokineticin receptor 1-like, with the translated sequence MGECHNNSSFSMTQDLPENCPDTFNSSAYDLDYGVPREEIPDTTQGCAFFVATIVIAMVLVCIILVCGIGNCLFIASLARYKKLRNLTNLLIANLAVSDILVAVVCCPFLLDYYVVKQLSWDHGLVLCASINYLRTVSLYVSTNALLAIAVDRYMAIVHPMKPRMKYQTAYSLILGVWIVPIVISIPSAYFASEITYPRISSQSHKTFCAQIWPVDHQLYYRSYFLFIFTLEFAGPVAIMAVCYARILRELWFKSVPGFQTEQIRKRLHRRRRMVVVLILVLAAYVLCWAPYYGFTLVRDFHPTLISRDRNSLVAFYIIECVAMSNGVINTLCFVSVRNTAECMRTVTRLRWKSVKCAVGKTVDEHTSSLRVTEDVECTRLR